GGCTTGACAGGCGTATTCCGAGCAGGATGGATAAAAGCGACAGGACGGCGGCAACAGCGGCGAGATGAATTTCTGGTAAATGCGAATCGCGAGAATCAAAATTTTTATCATGGCGATTCTTTTAAATTTATTTTCTGTAGTTTGGCAAAAAATCCGTTCTTTGAAATATTAATTTGGTAAAGGCGACCTCAGCGTATTATATTATTTTGTCCTGTTGGTTAATTTTATCTTAAAGGAGGTTGCCGTGTTCAAGATCGTT
This window of the candidate division KSB1 bacterium genome carries:
- the yidD gene encoding membrane protein insertion efficiency factor YidD, which produces MIKILILAIRIYQKFISPLLPPSCRFYPSCSEYACQALEKFGAMKGSWLAAKRLMRCHPYHAGGFDPVP